In Streptomyces sp. NBC_00569, a single genomic region encodes these proteins:
- a CDS encoding MFS transporter: MSREQRGPNEKLGTVLALAGISNAGLARRVNDLGAQRGLTLRYDKTSVARWVSKGMVPQGAAPHLIAAAIGQKLGRPVPLHEIGLADADPAPEVGLAFPRDVGAAVKSATELYRLDLAGRRTGGGIWQSLAGSFAVSAYATPASRWLITPADSSVARDAPPLESGGDNTSQKVGHSDVQKLREAAEDARRWDSKYGGGDWRSSMVPECLRVEAAPLLLGAYSDDVGRALFGASAELTRLAGWMAFDTGQQEAAQRYYIQALRLARAAADVPLGGYVLASMSLQATYRGFGDEGVDLAQAALERNRGLATARTMSFFRLVEARAHARAGDAHAAGAALRAAEGWLERARDGDHDPSWLGFYSYDRFAADAAECYRDLKAPRQVRRFTEQALSKPTEEFVRSHGLRLVVSAVAELESGNLDAACEQGTRALEVAGRISSARTTEYVKDLLHRLEPYGDEPRVVELRERARPLLMAPA, translated from the coding sequence ATGTCCAGGGAGCAACGCGGGCCGAACGAGAAACTCGGCACCGTTCTCGCCCTCGCGGGAATCAGCAACGCAGGCCTGGCGCGGCGCGTCAACGACCTCGGCGCCCAGCGCGGTCTGACGCTTCGCTACGACAAGACCTCGGTGGCCCGCTGGGTCTCCAAGGGCATGGTGCCGCAGGGCGCGGCGCCGCACCTCATCGCCGCCGCCATCGGCCAGAAGCTGGGCCGTCCCGTGCCGCTGCACGAGATCGGCCTGGCGGACGCGGACCCCGCGCCCGAAGTGGGCCTCGCCTTCCCGCGCGACGTGGGGGCGGCGGTGAAGTCGGCGACGGAGCTGTACCGCCTCGACCTCGCGGGCCGCCGCACGGGCGGTGGCATCTGGCAGTCGCTGGCCGGATCCTTCGCGGTGAGCGCCTACGCGACGCCCGCGTCGAGATGGCTGATAACGCCGGCCGACTCGTCGGTCGCACGCGACGCGCCACCGCTGGAGAGCGGCGGCGACAACACGTCCCAGAAGGTCGGCCACAGCGATGTCCAGAAGCTGCGCGAGGCGGCCGAGGACGCGCGGCGCTGGGACTCCAAGTACGGGGGCGGTGACTGGCGTTCGTCGATGGTCCCCGAGTGCCTGCGGGTCGAGGCGGCCCCGCTGCTGCTCGGCGCCTACTCGGACGACGTGGGGCGCGCCCTGTTCGGGGCGAGCGCCGAACTGACGCGCCTGGCCGGGTGGATGGCGTTCGACACGGGCCAGCAGGAGGCGGCACAGCGCTACTACATCCAGGCGCTGCGGCTCGCGCGCGCAGCGGCGGACGTGCCCCTGGGGGGCTACGTGCTGGCGTCGATGTCGCTCCAGGCGACGTACCGCGGGTTCGGCGACGAGGGCGTGGACCTGGCGCAGGCCGCTCTGGAGCGCAATCGCGGGCTCGCCACCGCCAGGACGATGAGCTTCTTCCGGCTCGTGGAAGCACGCGCGCACGCGCGCGCCGGTGACGCCCACGCCGCGGGCGCCGCGCTGCGGGCCGCGGAGGGCTGGCTGGAGCGGGCGCGCGACGGGGACCACGACCCGTCGTGGCTCGGCTTCTACTCGTACGACCGCTTCGCCGCCGACGCCGCCGAGTGCTACCGCGACCTGAAGGCACCCCGCCAGGTGCGGCGCTTCACCGAGCAGGCCCTGTCCAAGCCCACGGAGGAGTTCGTGCGCTCGCACGGGTTACGCCTCGTGGTGTCGGCGGTCGCCGAACTGGAGTCGGGGAACCTGGACGCGGCGTGCGAGCAGGGCACGCGCGCGCTGGAGGTGGCGGGGCGGATCTCGTCGGCACGGACCACCGAGTACGTGAAGGACCTGCTGCACCGCCTCGAACCGTACGGGGACGAGCCGCGCGTGGTGGAGCTGCGGGAGCGGGCCAGGCCGCTCCTCATGGCGCCGGCTTAG
- a CDS encoding asparagine synthase-related protein — MRWLVGWSSTAAGPVRFGTAGSTGPDGETVHPVGSQLLWGDPDPLWAVGDWRPDEVRIVTADEQTRIAVLGTCGATDEQLRVGLFAARGGALRHLTAWSGSYTAVVQVGRRLMIAGDLAGARPVFYTPWAGGTAYATAALPLADLIEAHLDIGHLAALLAAPDVPEALHDSTPYQGVRRIPPGHALILRAGAREIAGYEPVASLAVAAPSADPAGAVDALRDALVEAVRARLAAPRHVPGADIDPGPVPGMGPAERRAARGMPVPGIGADLSGGPASGTLALLAAGLPGLPGTVLGHGTGAGERLLAVTFNDLSAGAEGREAELQRAGAIAANPRLHHVVVTAGEEALPYAELDGPLTDEPGPALITAARHRARLLSGSADHFTGHGARQVLDAHPARLADLLMDRRRRHMVKPVAALAKADGGSVLVPARVYGAARKLARTPYRAGVESLAERLLQRNFEDPGGEAGAVGASLAALAWARPGPAARWLTGEALAEVSVRLQDGATRPGPGPGQRPGAFRARAALARHAADLRVLEQAAEVRFQRLHAPFLDNQVVRASRALPEALRVRPGARADILRAVLEGAGVSELPAGWGAPSHASAAAAARTGLRVSADHLIQLFDTPLLAQTGLIEARVVRKALRAAADGEPLPLDGLADLVSLELWLRRLIARRGTCWTGTPARQRAVPTGSVAPQRGALGAGR; from the coding sequence ATGCGGTGGTTGGTGGGGTGGAGCAGTACCGCCGCCGGGCCCGTGCGGTTCGGGACCGCGGGCTCGACCGGACCCGACGGGGAGACCGTCCACCCCGTGGGCTCCCAGCTCCTGTGGGGTGACCCCGATCCGCTGTGGGCGGTCGGCGACTGGCGCCCGGACGAGGTCAGGATCGTCACCGCCGACGAGCAGACCCGTATCGCCGTACTCGGCACCTGCGGCGCCACCGACGAGCAGCTGCGGGTCGGCCTGTTCGCCGCGCGCGGGGGTGCCCTGCGCCACCTCACCGCCTGGTCCGGCAGCTACACCGCCGTCGTCCAGGTCGGCAGACGCCTCATGATCGCCGGCGATCTCGCGGGCGCACGCCCCGTGTTCTACACGCCCTGGGCCGGCGGCACCGCGTACGCGACGGCCGCCCTGCCGCTCGCCGACCTCATCGAGGCGCACCTCGACATCGGCCATCTCGCCGCCCTGCTCGCCGCCCCCGACGTGCCCGAGGCCCTGCACGACTCGACGCCGTACCAGGGCGTGCGCCGCATCCCGCCGGGCCACGCGCTGATCCTGCGCGCCGGTGCCCGCGAGATCGCCGGCTACGAACCGGTCGCCTCGCTCGCCGTCGCCGCCCCCTCCGCCGACCCGGCCGGGGCGGTGGACGCCCTGCGCGACGCGCTCGTCGAGGCCGTACGCGCCCGGCTCGCCGCGCCCCGGCACGTCCCCGGCGCCGACATCGACCCGGGGCCCGTCCCCGGCATGGGCCCCGCAGAGCGGCGCGCCGCCCGCGGCATGCCCGTGCCCGGCATCGGCGCCGACCTCTCCGGAGGACCGGCCTCCGGGACACTCGCGCTGCTCGCGGCCGGACTGCCCGGATTGCCCGGCACGGTCCTCGGCCACGGCACGGGCGCGGGCGAGCGCCTCCTCGCCGTCACCTTCAACGACCTGTCCGCGGGCGCCGAAGGGCGCGAGGCCGAACTCCAGCGCGCGGGCGCCATCGCCGCGAACCCGCGGCTGCACCACGTCGTCGTCACGGCGGGCGAAGAGGCGCTCCCGTACGCCGAGTTGGACGGCCCCCTCACCGACGAGCCCGGCCCCGCCCTGATCACCGCCGCCCGCCACCGCGCGCGCCTCCTGTCGGGCAGCGCCGACCACTTCACCGGCCACGGCGCCCGCCAGGTCCTCGACGCGCACCCGGCCCGCCTCGCCGACCTCCTCATGGACCGGCGCCGGCGTCACATGGTCAAGCCGGTCGCCGCGCTCGCCAAGGCGGACGGCGGCTCCGTGCTGGTGCCCGCGCGCGTGTACGGCGCGGCGCGCAAGCTGGCCCGCACGCCGTACAGGGCGGGCGTCGAAAGCCTTGCGGAGCGGCTGCTGCAGCGGAACTTCGAGGATCCGGGGGGCGAGGCGGGCGCCGTCGGCGCCTCGCTCGCGGCTCTCGCGTGGGCGAGACCGGGGCCCGCCGCGCGCTGGCTGACGGGCGAGGCCCTCGCTGAAGTATCGGTTCGCCTCCAGGACGGCGCGACGCGTCCGGGGCCGGGACCGGGGCAGCGGCCGGGAGCGTTCCGTGCCCGCGCCGCCCTCGCCCGCCACGCGGCCGACCTGCGCGTCCTCGAACAGGCCGCCGAGGTCCGCTTCCAGCGCCTGCACGCCCCCTTCCTGGACAACCAGGTCGTCCGCGCCTCCCGCGCCCTGCCCGAGGCGCTCCGCGTACGCCCCGGCGCCCGCGCCGACATCCTGCGCGCCGTCCTCGAAGGCGCCGGCGTCAGCGAACTCCCCGCAGGCTGGGGCGCCCCCTCGCACGCGTCGGCCGCCGCCGCGGCCCGCACCGGCCTGCGCGTCTCCGCCGACCACCTCATCCAGCTCTTCGACACCCCTCTCCTCGCCCAGACCGGCCTGATCGAGGCCCGCGTCGTCCGCAAGGCACTGCGCGCGGCGGCCGACGGCGAACCCCTGCCGCTGGACGGCCTCGCCGACTTGGTGTCCCTCGAACTCTGGCTGCGCCGCCTCATCGCCCGTCGCGGCACCTGCTGGACCGGCACCCCGGCCCGCCAGCGTGCCGTCCCCACGGGGAGCGTCGCACCGCAGCGGGGCGCGCTGGGCGCCGGGCGCTGA
- a CDS encoding BTAD domain-containing putative transcriptional regulator produces the protein MRYRILGITEAYDDQGTPLPVGGQRLRALLTSLALHAGRTASADALIDDVWADEPPADATAALQALVGRLRRALGKDAVTSEAGGGYRLAARREDVDLYVFERLVREGTAALTAHDPAAASRTLGDALALWRGPALADLADRTAATRPEAQRLEAARARVAADLQLGRAADVVPELTELTHAHPYDEPLHALLIRALRDAGRGADALAAYETARRTLADGLGADPGPELAALHADLLDSGRPAPPRQPQRDGNLRPRLNSFVGREPELDAIRSDLRAARLVTLTGPGGSGKTRLAEEAAAEHPRAWLAELAPLDQPEAVAGAVVSALGLRETVLMTSEHTAPQDDPVALLVEHCAARSLLLILDNCEHVIGAAAALAETLLTHCPGLTVLATSREPLGVPGESVRPVEPLPPDPAHRLFAERARAVRPDFDVTGDPEAVAEICRRLDGLPLAIELAAARLRLLTPRQIADRLDDRFRLLTSGSRTVLPRQQTLRAVVDWSWDLLDEQERTVLREASVFAGGWDLEAAEAVCTGPASDLIGALVDKSLLVATPGDGSMRYRMLETIHEYATERAAETPQLRTEAERRHVAYFRALVEKADPLLRSAEQLPWIERLETELDNLRAALHRTTVAGDTESAVQLALSTGWFWWLRNYRREGAEWVGHILEQLLPAHRPYRPAPSGCRVPPREGRTFPAADDLADEDDPLYWPLMELRLLHIFFVAQSRAESALRGEADREYLMRVRDAFARPGPAGARFPGIIWPFTVHFLDNPENVRTALDQAVANCRVYGGEWEIGVTLMFRTHTAVDGPGNLTGVDDDVAELRTISRRVGDRWMRAQVCSAAGEAAIARSRFDEAKGEFEEALRLAYEVGAYAEAPFLIARLGEIAYRSGERDAARELLTEAIGEADRYGVPDPHAYVLLLNALMAVEDGEVARARALCDDAATESSRGTPPPQFTALVGGVDARITAAESGPARGLAVLTEALRYAVEHRCAESVNAGLAGRGALFLAQLGDTEGAVRVVAASDGWRGVSERPQPERAEIEALEAEAAAALGATRYAEARAAGAGHTAAETVTFLTERVSHFD, from the coding sequence GTGCGGTACCGAATTCTGGGCATCACCGAGGCGTACGACGATCAAGGCACACCCCTGCCCGTGGGCGGACAGCGGCTGCGCGCCCTGCTCACGTCACTCGCGCTGCACGCCGGCCGGACCGCCTCCGCGGACGCGCTCATCGACGACGTGTGGGCCGACGAGCCACCGGCCGACGCGACCGCCGCCCTCCAAGCCCTCGTCGGCCGGCTCCGCCGCGCCCTCGGCAAGGACGCCGTCACATCGGAGGCGGGCGGCGGCTACCGCCTCGCCGCCCGCCGTGAGGACGTGGACCTGTACGTCTTCGAGCGCCTCGTGCGTGAGGGCACGGCCGCTCTGACGGCACACGACCCGGCGGCCGCCTCCCGCACCCTGGGTGACGCGCTCGCCCTGTGGCGCGGGCCCGCACTCGCCGACCTCGCCGACCGCACCGCCGCGACCCGCCCCGAGGCCCAGCGCCTCGAAGCGGCACGCGCGCGCGTGGCGGCCGATCTGCAACTCGGCCGTGCCGCAGACGTCGTACCGGAGCTGACCGAACTCACGCACGCCCACCCGTACGACGAGCCGCTGCACGCCCTGCTCATCCGCGCCCTGCGGGACGCGGGCCGCGGCGCCGACGCGCTCGCCGCCTACGAGACGGCCCGCCGCACCCTCGCCGACGGCCTCGGCGCCGACCCCGGACCCGAACTGGCCGCCCTGCACGCCGACCTGCTCGACTCCGGCCGACCGGCGCCACCCCGGCAGCCGCAGCGCGACGGCAATCTGCGGCCACGCCTCAACTCGTTCGTCGGCCGGGAACCCGAACTCGACGCCATCCGTTCCGACTTGCGAGCGGCCCGCCTCGTCACCCTCACCGGACCCGGCGGCTCCGGCAAGACCCGCCTCGCCGAGGAAGCCGCCGCCGAACACCCCCGCGCCTGGCTCGCCGAGCTCGCCCCGCTCGACCAGCCCGAGGCCGTGGCCGGCGCCGTCGTCAGCGCCCTCGGCCTGCGCGAGACCGTCCTGATGACCAGCGAGCACACGGCGCCGCAGGACGACCCCGTGGCGCTGCTCGTCGAACACTGTGCCGCGCGCAGCCTGCTCCTGATCCTGGACAACTGCGAACACGTCATCGGCGCGGCGGCCGCGCTCGCCGAGACCCTCCTCACCCACTGCCCCGGCCTCACGGTCCTCGCCACCAGCCGCGAACCCCTGGGCGTGCCCGGCGAGTCCGTGCGCCCCGTCGAACCCCTGCCGCCCGACCCCGCGCACCGCCTGTTCGCGGAGCGCGCCCGCGCCGTGCGCCCCGACTTCGACGTCACCGGCGACCCCGAGGCCGTGGCCGAGATCTGCCGCCGCCTCGACGGCCTGCCGCTCGCCATCGAACTGGCCGCGGCCCGCCTCAGACTGCTCACCCCCCGCCAGATCGCGGACCGGCTCGACGACCGCTTCCGCCTGCTGACCAGCGGCAGCCGCACCGTACTGCCCCGGCAGCAGACCCTGCGCGCCGTCGTCGACTGGTCCTGGGACCTCCTCGACGAGCAGGAGCGCACGGTCCTGCGCGAGGCGTCCGTCTTCGCCGGCGGCTGGGACCTGGAGGCCGCGGAGGCCGTCTGCACCGGACCCGCGTCCGACCTGATCGGCGCGCTCGTCGACAAGTCCCTCCTGGTGGCCACCCCGGGCGACGGCAGCATGCGGTACCGGATGCTGGAGACGATCCACGAGTACGCGACCGAACGCGCCGCCGAGACACCGCAGCTGCGTACCGAGGCCGAGCGGCGCCACGTCGCCTACTTCCGCGCACTCGTGGAGAAGGCCGACCCGCTCCTGCGCTCGGCCGAGCAACTCCCGTGGATCGAGCGCCTGGAGACGGAGCTCGACAACCTCCGCGCCGCGCTCCACCGCACCACGGTCGCCGGCGACACGGAGTCCGCGGTCCAACTCGCGCTGTCCACCGGCTGGTTCTGGTGGCTGCGCAACTATCGAAGGGAGGGCGCCGAGTGGGTCGGCCACATCCTGGAGCAGCTGCTTCCGGCGCACCGCCCGTACCGCCCGGCCCCGTCCGGCTGCCGGGTCCCCCCACGCGAAGGGCGGACGTTTCCCGCCGCGGACGACCTGGCGGACGAGGACGACCCGCTGTACTGGCCGCTCATGGAGCTGCGCCTCCTGCACATCTTCTTCGTGGCCCAGTCCAGAGCGGAGAGCGCCCTGCGGGGCGAGGCCGACCGGGAGTACCTCATGCGGGTGCGCGACGCCTTCGCTCGGCCCGGGCCCGCGGGGGCACGCTTCCCCGGCATCATCTGGCCGTTCACCGTGCACTTCCTGGACAACCCGGAGAACGTCAGGACCGCCCTCGACCAGGCCGTCGCCAACTGCCGTGTGTACGGCGGCGAGTGGGAGATCGGCGTCACCCTGATGTTCCGTACGCACACGGCCGTCGACGGGCCGGGCAACCTCACGGGCGTCGACGACGACGTCGCCGAGCTGCGGACCATCAGCCGCCGCGTCGGGGACCGGTGGATGCGCGCCCAGGTGTGCAGCGCGGCCGGTGAGGCCGCCATCGCGCGCAGCCGGTTCGACGAGGCGAAAGGCGAGTTCGAGGAGGCACTGCGCCTCGCCTACGAGGTCGGCGCGTACGCGGAGGCGCCGTTCCTCATCGCCCGGCTCGGCGAGATCGCCTACCGCTCCGGCGAACGCGACGCGGCGCGCGAGCTCCTGACCGAGGCGATCGGGGAGGCCGACCGGTACGGGGTGCCGGATCCTCACGCGTACGTGCTCCTCCTGAACGCCCTGATGGCGGTGGAGGACGGCGAGGTGGCGCGGGCCCGCGCGCTGTGCGACGACGCGGCCACGGAGTCGTCGCGAGGCACCCCGCCACCGCAGTTCACCGCGCTCGTCGGTGGTGTCGACGCGCGGATCACGGCGGCCGAGTCGGGGCCCGCGCGCGGCCTCGCGGTCCTCACCGAGGCCCTGCGGTACGCGGTCGAGCACCGCTGTGCGGAGAGCGTCAACGCAGGACTCGCGGGCCGCGGGGCGCTCTTCCTGGCCCAGCTGGGCGACACGGAGGGCGCGGTACGGGTGGTGGCCGCGTCCGACGGCTGGCGCGGTGTCTCCGAGCGGCCCCAGCCCGAACGCGCCGAGATCGAGGCGCTGGAGGCGGAGGCGGCCGCCGCGCTGGGCGCCACCCGGTACGCCGAAGCGCGCGCCGCGGGGGCGGGCCACACGGCGGCCGAGACGGTCACGTTCCTGACGGAACGCGTCAGCCACTTCGACTAG